The Hippoglossus hippoglossus isolate fHipHip1 chromosome 24, fHipHip1.pri, whole genome shotgun sequence genomic interval GTATCTGAGCGGGCAGATATTTTGCTTGTTTCTGTAATATGAAGCATCAAGAGGGCATTAGAGGACTACTGTTTTCTGGAAGGTACAACAAGTAATGTGAAACAAGAGTGCAGTTTGAAATtgttaaattattcatttaccTCTCAATGTCTTCTGGCTTCTGGCTCTTGTCAGGAGGATATGATCATTTTACTGTACGTCTCCGTATGCAGACCAATAATAAACATACAAGAAAAGGCTTGGACTTACTGGAATACTGTGAGTCACACACCTGTCTGACAAGTTAAGTGACATGTTGATGTGCCGGAGGGTAATGCAGTAGCTCGCTGTTTCATTGTTGTGATTGTGATCATAGATTCagagattgtgtttttgttcaacaTGATGGACGACAGCTAGTCAGAGTGCAGGTTGGAGAGGTTCATGGGAGGGCATTTGGTAtccacttctttctttctcttcttcacattGTGTTGAtcatgactttttaaaaactagtgcagtgcctgtctgtttggaatgggtcTTTAATTTGGTCTGGGATGATGCTGTTTGCAGCTTCAAAACTGGACTCTTTTTTTGCACCTAAAAGGGTGTtatgaatgtttttcataaaatgaaactgaaatgtatttatttcagtcagacaactcacgttcaaccgtttattgcaacagtagaacatgttAGTGTTGGCGTATAGGCTctgacttaatcactcccccatatatgattacatagatatgatgggagtgatgagcaaatacttatAACCCATCACTGTCATGGTTAGGACTCCAGACTGTTTATTCTCGCCTCtttatgaagagtgttttcagtttgattattacctccttgtgtttcaggTCTatcccagtgtttgtgtttgtatttgaccTGTTCCTGTGTTTCATGATTTCccactctgtgtttctttctgtgtttcattctgtgcttagatttttgttttctccctgtgttctgtttcctgttttattttagtttctgctccttgtgtgttttccatcttcacttcctgtctttgtcctgtttcctgtccttgTGATTgcctgcaccagtcctcatgtgttccacctgtgttcaattgcccctgccttccctgtgtatataagtctctgtgcttccccttgTCGGTTTGTTGTCTTTAATGCCTCGTCTCTTGTGCTTGTCAGGCCTCTGCGTCATCTCCATCGCTTGTGAGTTCCTAGTGTTTTCCCCAGTGTGTTctatgttttttcagtttagacttttttGATATCCTATTCtagttgtttttcctgtttagTAGATTTTGccattaaaaggacactttttgttgtttgaagcATCTGCCTCTGCAtcttgggtccacctgctccacAAACCACGACAATCACTCCCCTATATATATGATTgcatagatatgatgggagtgatgagcaaatacttatAACCCCagttggagcctacaggtggatgcggcggggggtggaggggctgaagcaactaGCAGCAATACTGCCGCAGCAGtggggcaagcaaagggagtgataggacattttctctgcttaaatagaccgcctaataaggtgtgtgtgtgttatagatGATTGCTGAGTGTGGGGTATCCACGTggtgtatgtcacatgattggagcagcgcagctcgagtaTGCTTCCAGAACTAGCTCGCAAGCGTCCCTCCATTTCTGTTCACGTATATGGCTTATTTACAAGTTAGAAGATTTATTTAACTGGTGTTATTATTCCATACATAACATGTCGGCTTTTCCaaaggtctgttaagcaatcgacacTGTCTTCAagttcacagcttttcaaaatgtcagcattgcagcaaaaaaaacccaactaTAACGTGCTTTAACTTTGTAGAGAATTGTTGAAAGAGGGAATGactctatgaatgttgttgcttTGAAGGAGATCAAAAAGCGAAAAGAGAAACTGAGGTGCAGTACCAATACACGTATGAGCCAAATTTTTGTGTACTTCACTATCATGTGGTCAAACAGGTAACTGTCAACAAGATAACCAGTACACAAGTCTCCTTGCCACTTATTTGAGGAGAGGCTGTGACTAAGTATAACAGAGAGAATGGCATCTGTCACGTCTTCTTCTGGTTTTTCCAGTTCCTCCCTGTTCATGGTAAGTTCAAGGCACAGGTGCAATTTCTATCTGAGGCATGGCAGTTTTAAAACACTCTCATGAAAGCTGCCAAATCAAAGGGAGAGATGTATTTGAGTGTTGTATTACTGAGTCCAACAAAAAAGGCCAACCACACCCATAATTGTTTTAGTTGGAGAATAAGTCGACAGCATAAATAATTGCACATGGGCTGAGTTATGAAAAACACCCACAGGCCAAAGACTCTCATATATGCAACATCTTGAAAGTGGATAATCACTAACACTGTAGCACCGAGGTGTAGAGCATCAGTCAACCATCTTCAGCTCAGtcgagcgcatacctctgccaaggccatACGATTTATTACATCAAGATCCACACATTATTTCCTGAGAGGTTGACAAAAAACGCTGGAAAATCTCCCAATGTTAgggaaagtgataaaaaaaaaaagattccacTATCATCAACCTGCAGAGCCGAAGAACCCCTGCCCGGTCCCGGTTCCAGACGTACACATGTGCGAGTCCCATAACTACAGATTAAGACCTACGCATGCGCAAGTTCCAGACCCAAACaacaggttctggtccaggctctaGGCATCTCACGCCTAGAATAACCAAACTAACAAACcaataaactaaattattaCATGTTTTAGGTCACAGCTGCTTTGTTGACTTTCTGTCATTCAAAAACTGGGCTAGCTTTAAACTCCAAACAGTGGTTTAATCTGTAGCTCACGTTTGTGCTGCACTCCTTTTTATAATTGGCCAGGGCTGTGACTCCCCACATTATTGATGCCATCCCGATTCCTGCTCTGCTTTGGCTGCTGACAGCTCAAAGAATACCTGGAGATTCTCATTGTGACACTGTTTATTTTGCCTGATGTTATCTCACTGTCGGCTTTAAATCTATAGCCTTTGCACTGAGATGTGGGCTATTTGAATGTTAACAGTAATACATTAGTTTCAAATTTTAGTCAAATTTACAAAGTAACCTCCGATGTATGTTTTtcagtccaccactttggtTCATAGGGAAATACAGTATCTTAATGCCTGGTAAGGATTTGCATGGCATTTTATACACAGGCGACTCTCTGACCTACTGTATGTTTGCAAGATTTTAATTTATCCTGTAGAATATGTCAACATCCCACTGATTGCTTTAAATTGTTTCACAGTGTTACAATTCTTCATTTTAAACTTGTAAAACACCTtgtaactgtttttaaaagtgctgcAAAAACTggtatttattgttattataattactgCTGCTATACATTTATCTGTCACTGTGAGCTTCCCTGCATCAGAAATATTATGTTACTTCATGGTTTAATAAATCATGGATAATCAAACTTCTGCTTTATCACTGTAATGTTTCATCCAATTTCAGTAGAAGTATCATGGTTAGATGAGAATATAAAAAACGTAGATGCAGATTCGTCCAAGTGCTCACTTGTGTCTTCATTATTATGTCTCCAGTTAACTGATGACAGTCTTCAATTAGAGGTGCGAATGTTTGGTGTGGTTGTCAGTCCCTGAgctacccacacacacattattttccTGCCTGCATCGCCTCACCTCTTCAACCTGGGGCCTTACTGTTTTTAATCcttaaccaaacaaaaacaaattatgtGCAACCTAATGATCTGAATAAGGACACAACACACCCACAGAGTCCAATTTAATGAGCAACaaggaacaaacagaaaagtgagaAACTCTCCATAGAGAATacgttctgtttgttttttttcactgaaCTTCAAGCTGGAGGTTTTCTTAGGTGTAAAACTGATGATTAAGTCTATAAAGAGTTATTTACATCATGGTTTTATGTATTGTGTTATGTGCACAAAAAAGTAAGCTATAGTCAAGAAGATGCCAGCTAGTCGCACACAAAGCGCCATCCTCCCTTCCTGACTCGTAGACAGAGGGTCACATGGCAAAAAAAGTTAACTTTGGCTCAACTTTAGACCAACTTTATAGTGTCTGTAATACTTTCTTACTGATTATCTGTATCGCTTATCGTGTCAGGGTTGCGGTgggagctggagctaatcccagctgacattgggccaGAGGCAGGGTACAGCCTGgtcaggtcgccagtgtattCCGGGGAcaacatccagagacaaacaacaattctctctatggtcaatttagagtgtCCAATTAACTTAAACCAGATCTgcttgtctttggactgtggggggATGTTGGAGTATCCGtagaaaacccacgcagactcatgcaaactccacacagaaatacCCCATGCAGAACCTGGATTCGAACAAGGACTCTTCCTGCGACatgtgctaaccactgcaccgtGCCCCCTAAAGTGAATGTTCATTGTTAGTTCACTAATTTTCCTTTAATTCACTACATGTCAATGATCATGTTGCTCATTAAAATATGCTGTAATTTAGATCAGTGTGAATTGTAGCATTAGATGTACCATATGTTCATCTACCAGACACACCCAATTATGACTTTTATGACACTCTGATACATACTGTTTTAATAAAtttatcttgttttctttgtatttgctGATATGGACCCGTCACAAGACACCTCATGTTTTAACACCTCTGTATATTTGTATGGGCCGTCTGCTGCTAGGATTGATTATAATGATACcagaaataactttaaaaaagggATGTATGTTAATGGATTATTTCATGCAGTAATATATCTACAAACATAACGCTATTTGTAGCCATTAGTAAACAATGTTCAGTGTGGCCTACAAACCcagtgatgttttttatttgaccaATATTGTTGATTTGGGCAAGGCAGATGCCTGTGAGTTCCAATAATGCGGTGCAGTGATGCTGAATTTAGCTGCAAACATGTGATCAGACCTGGCAGTTCTGACCAAATGGAGAGATTGCACATTTCACTTGGATATGTGTAACGGAGCATAGATGAAAGATGGCACACCTGTCTCCATCTAAAGGAGGGGCAATGGTACTTAAGGTAAACATTTCTAGACAAAGGTTTTTAGGGGGAAATCCTTTCATTGGAAGTCACCTGGTCCCAagggatttatttattaatggtGACAAACCTGTAGCTGatgctgggagctgggaggccaagatggatggatggattggtTGGCAGAAACCgtttcttgtttctttctctcagtttgACCATTCTATTGGTTTTTACCCGGTTGAAACTGTCAGCTTTCACAAAGCCAGTCATACCAGCTGAGGCAGGCAGAGATAAAGTCTAGAGTCAGAGGGAATCAGAGACAACAGAAAGGGGCAGAGGGCACAGCAGTGAACTTGGTTGAGAGAAAGACTTGTTCTGAACTCAGACAGGACATAGACCTAGGATTTGTTGTTCTCCTCCATTGACAGCAACCACAATAATCTATGGAGGAATGTCAGACTGGCAGTGGATGGTAACTTTTACTGTGCAGCTTTGAACAAATTTTCCCTCTGAGTGCCCATGGGCATGTTGCTCTCAAAAGATGTGGTCAGCCTGTTTAGAGGTACATTTCTATTCTGAGTCAGTGGAAAGTGAGTGACGAACAAAAAACCTGCTATTATATTATTTGAAAGGAGACCTCTTATGCTTGTTTTTGGGGTTCATAACTTTATTTTGGGGCtctacttgaaaaggtttagaGGCTGCAATGTTCAGTTTAgcttttgctttattttctttattctataCATTGCTGCAGGAGACTCTCACAGCCGGATTCAGCTCCTGCTCCCCCTTGCTAGAAAGCCCAGTCTACTCTGATTGGACAGCTGGTGATGAGTCAAGTGCATTGGTATCTTTGAAGAGGGGGGGTGCGACATGAAGTTATCCgaaaatacgggattatcatgcaaataaGGTTTttgtgaataataatatattaaaatgatattaaactaagatattacaataattatcgtaattcttttatctttttagcCCTCGGTTTgaagtgtgggtctgaaaaatctctgtttctAGGGCTGTACAGACCTAACACTTGGCCCCCCCTTCATCAGCCTCCAGAAAAGTGTTTACTGTGGGAGAGAAGAGCCATGCACACCgtatacattcacaaaaaacatacacaacacactAAAGGACTGGGAAAGACTTAAAAACCATAATAGGTCTCCGTTAAAGGCAATTTATCCAAGATAGTACCATATGCCTACATACAGTAGCGGGGTGCAGAACACGTGTACACAAGCCACCAGCTTTATAACTACTGAACGATGAAATattgaaacattttacattgaTGTCCTAActacaaacatttctgtttacaTATTACCTACCAGTTATCATGATGCTTTTTCCATGTGAACAAAACCAACATTTCGTCTttctgcgcacacacacacacacacacatgcacacacacagtgcgtTGCTGCTATTCTTTATTGTTATGTCATTTCAAAAGGTGTAGGCCTATCTTAAATCTGATTGGACAAGTTCTGTACCAACCACAGCAATGAGATACGAAATGATAAATATTAACTCTCAGTGCTGCAGAGTGCCACATTAGGACTGCAGGGATGCCCGTCATTAGTAATGTATGATTTGTGCATTTCTATCAATTCTGAACTAATATTTTGTCAATAATAGACCTGgaactgaaaaataattgatCAACATAATATTTCATGTTGAATAGCAGGAATGCACCAGCATGGAAATGGATATCAGCTTTAACCAGTCTAATGTTTTTACTGAGATTCATCCCTGCTATAAGATAGATCTGTATCATGTGCTGAGAAGCAATCCCTCTGCAGTATGTgtattgtttcatgtttttctggGCTCATTATCTGTTGTTACTGTTTGTGGAAACCTCCTTGTCATAATCGCCATCATTTACTTCAAACAGCTCCACACACCTACTaactctctcatcctctctctggCTGTGGCCGACCTGCTTGTCGGTGTTGTAGTATTTCCTCTCACCATTGAATTTTCTATAACCTTTTGTCTTTTCTACGATGACTTGTTTTGCAAAGTCCGTGGCACCTTCGATGTGTCGCTGTGCACATCCTCTATTCTGAACTTGTGTTGTATTTCTATTGACAGATACTACGCAGTGTGTCAGCCTCTGAGATACAAAACTAAGATAAATGACCATGTTGTTGTGACCATGATCCTGGTGAGCTGGGGCCTGTCCGTCCTAATTGGGCTTAGCTTCATCATTGCAGGAATAAACCATGGAAAATGTACTGAAATGTGTATAACTGATGTTGTGTTGGCGAACATTATGGGacttattttctcattttaccTCCCAGTGGTTGTAATGCTCTGCATCTACATGAGGATTTTCAGTGTTGCACAGAGACAGGCGCGCAGCATCCACAACACAACGTGTCAGAGCACAAAGGCCAGAGCAGCTGTCAGTAAGATGGAGAGGAAGGCCACTAAAACTCTGGCTATTGTCATGggagtgtttttgttgtgttggcttcctttcttcctctgtacAACGGTTCTTTCCTTCAGTCAGGTTTATGTGCCACTTCCTCTAATTGAACTACTTAGCTGGCTGGCTCTGTCTAATTCC includes:
- the LOC117758023 gene encoding trace amine-associated receptor 4-like, which produces MEMDISFNQSNVFTEIHPCYKIDLYHVLRSNPSAVCVLFHVFLGSLSVVTVCGNLLVIIAIIYFKQLHTPTNSLILSLAVADLLVGVVVFPLTIEFSITFCLFYDDLFCKVRGTFDVSLCTSSILNLCCISIDRYYAVCQPLRYKTKINDHVVVTMILVSWGLSVLIGLSFIIAGINHGKCTEMCITDVVLANIMGLIFSFYLPVVVMLCIYMRIFSVAQRQARSIHNTTCQSTKARAAVSKMERKATKTLAIVMGVFLLCWLPFFLCTTVLSFSQVYVPLPLIELLSWLALSNSMLNPFIYAFFYSWFRSAFRMIISGKVIQGDFTNSKLH